The Humidesulfovibrio mexicanus genome window below encodes:
- a CDS encoding LacI family transcriptional regulator — MSDWLTLLSQAVSASSRTKVAKELGVSRPSISLLLAGKYPGNTGRMAARIVERYARVVCPHTGKSVAPEHCRRLCGPVPTSSPAALRQWRACQACPNNPNANGKENAPCSPAKSPAP, encoded by the coding sequence GTGTCTGACTGGCTGACGCTGCTTTCCCAGGCCGTGAGCGCCTCCAGCCGCACCAAAGTGGCCAAGGAGCTGGGCGTTTCCCGCCCGTCCATAAGCCTGCTGCTGGCCGGGAAGTACCCCGGCAACACGGGCCGCATGGCCGCGCGCATTGTGGAGCGCTACGCCCGCGTTGTTTGCCCGCACACGGGCAAAAGCGTTGCGCCGGAGCACTGCCGCCGCCTGTGCGGCCCGGTGCCGACATCCAGCCCGGCCGCGCTGCGCCAGTGGCGCGCCTGCCAGGCCTGCCCCAACAACCCGAACGCCAACGGCAAGGAGAACGCACCATGCTCGCCCGCAAAATCACCAGCACCGTAG
- the cas4 gene encoding CRISPR-associated protein Cas4 produces MYSEDELLPLSGLQHLLYCERQCALIHVEGQWGENRYTAEGRLAHERVHGGGGHSAPGLRTAFSLHLRSLALGLSGVADVVEFRQDTPGGPWRPFPVEHKRGRPKHGDADRVQLCAQAMCLEEMLGVEINAGALFYGQTRRRQDVAFDMSLRETTAGAARRFHELLDRGETPPARYDSALCDACSLLPLCQPRAAARRGGVESYLASVLGPEENA; encoded by the coding sequence ATGTACTCCGAGGACGAGCTGTTGCCGCTCTCCGGTCTGCAGCACCTGCTCTACTGCGAGCGCCAGTGCGCGCTGATCCACGTGGAAGGGCAGTGGGGCGAGAATAGATATACCGCCGAGGGGCGTTTGGCCCATGAGCGCGTGCATGGCGGCGGGGGGCATAGTGCGCCGGGGCTGCGCACGGCCTTTTCCCTGCACCTGCGCTCGCTCGCGCTGGGGCTCTCCGGCGTGGCGGATGTTGTGGAGTTCCGCCAGGACACGCCCGGCGGCCCATGGCGGCCCTTTCCGGTGGAGCACAAGCGCGGGCGGCCCAAGCACGGCGACGCCGACCGGGTGCAGCTCTGCGCCCAGGCCATGTGCTTGGAGGAGATGCTGGGGGTGGAGATCAATGCGGGCGCGCTGTTCTATGGCCAGACGCGCCGCCGTCAGGATGTGGCCTTTGACATGTCGCTGCGGGAGACGACCGCGGGCGCTGCCCGCCGCTTCCACGAGCTGCTGGACCGGGGCGAAACCCCGCCCGCACGCTATGATTCCGCCCTGTGCGACGCCTGTTCCCTGCTGCCGCTCTGCCAGCCCAGGGCGGCGGCGCGCAGGGGCGGAGTGGAGAGCTATCTGGCCAGCGTGCTGGGGCCGGAGGAGAACGCATGA
- a CDS encoding gp16 family protein, producing the protein MAFESRRSLLAKVHIAAKALGLEDDAYRDMLEGLTGQRSAGKLTDKQLALVIAALRKRGWNDADTRPARKKPTPRAMPGAAPLLDKIGALLADAGRPWAYAVGLAARMYTVERLEWAKSEQLRGVIAALVKDAQRRAKREASQAAQEVGL; encoded by the coding sequence ATGGCCTTCGAATCACGCCGCAGCCTGCTGGCCAAGGTGCACATAGCCGCCAAGGCCCTGGGCCTGGAGGACGACGCCTACCGCGACATGCTGGAGGGCCTCACCGGCCAGCGCTCGGCCGGGAAGCTCACGGACAAGCAGCTCGCCCTTGTCATCGCCGCCCTGCGCAAGCGTGGCTGGAACGACGCGGACACGCGCCCGGCGCGCAAAAAGCCCACGCCCCGCGCCATGCCTGGCGCCGCGCCCCTGCTGGACAAGATTGGCGCGCTCCTGGCCGATGCCGGGCGGCCCTGGGCCTACGCCGTGGGCCTGGCCGCGCGCATGTACACGGTGGAGCGGCTGGAATGGGCCAAGTCGGAACAGCTGCGCGGCGTTATCGCCGCCCTGGTGAAGGATGCCCAGCGTCGGGCGAAGCGGGAGGCCAGCCAGGCCGCCCAGGAGGTGGGGCTGTGA
- a CDS encoding Mu transposase C-terminal domain-containing protein has translation MSALEAYSSAELAPLLGIDARNVRERAKRESWQARPRRARGGGSEWLLASMPKATVDAILTAQLSDQGVALAPALTGCTAPAADPRQQAVLRMADLSQLTAPQRETVLARLAFVREIERLTRLTGKEKSIHRLEEMSKAGTLCERLAQLVPVANAKYGVGEGRGLSRRRLYEWCALYAEGGELALAPRTPQKDMSVPAWAPLFLACYQRPQNPSLAEAHRDFTRAWQAEQPSRAPSIDAVRRFLAKVAKPDLAAGRKTGNALLHLKPYLKRKTEKLLPCDVYTADGTTFDAEIQHPDTGRPFKPEVVLILDVATRRCVGISVALAESAAATLDALRMACLFGGIPAMFYTDNGPGYTAYVLTGTGTGMLQRLGIQIANAIPGRPQGKGLMERAVKTICVPAAKQLDTCTHADMDQDAAHKVFKITRAQLKKHGRSALLPTFETFKKVLLARVEEYNASPHRGLPSIEDHAAGKRRHMSPNEYWNHCLGRVFEPMPVPADMADDLFMPGTFRKVKNGMVRLWNRDYFAHELAPLHDEVVEVRYDIWDATFVTVWTEAGEKICRAELDANAMDYFPIPRIEDARAERERAQLKRLEQKAQRIAPGASITVPQDAPALMADSLSARQIITISAQPEPAPAATPAELERIRAVMAQAERDAAQAERQAQAAAAKRPIFERSTEKFRWLMRHQDQWTDADRAWLAEYVQGREYAMLRERFEYEGLALTPAQLFPALETPGL, from the coding sequence ATGTCTGCCCTGGAGGCATATTCCAGCGCCGAACTCGCGCCACTCCTTGGTATTGACGCCAGGAACGTGCGGGAACGCGCCAAGCGCGAGAGCTGGCAGGCCCGGCCTCGCCGCGCCCGTGGCGGCGGCAGCGAATGGCTGCTGGCCTCCATGCCCAAGGCAACAGTGGACGCCATCCTCACCGCGCAACTGTCCGACCAGGGCGTGGCGCTTGCGCCCGCCCTGACCGGTTGCACCGCCCCGGCGGCCGACCCGCGCCAGCAAGCCGTCTTGCGCATGGCCGACCTCTCCCAGCTCACCGCGCCACAACGTGAAACCGTGCTGGCACGGCTGGCCTTCGTGCGCGAGATTGAGCGGCTGACGCGGCTGACAGGTAAGGAAAAATCCATCCATCGCCTGGAAGAAATGTCCAAGGCGGGAACCCTGTGTGAGCGCCTTGCCCAGCTGGTGCCCGTGGCCAACGCCAAGTACGGCGTGGGCGAGGGGCGCGGGCTTTCGCGCCGCCGCCTGTATGAATGGTGCGCGCTCTATGCCGAGGGTGGCGAACTGGCCCTTGCGCCGCGCACCCCGCAAAAGGATATGTCCGTGCCCGCCTGGGCCCCGCTATTTCTGGCTTGCTACCAGCGCCCGCAGAACCCCAGCCTGGCCGAGGCCCACCGCGATTTCACCCGCGCCTGGCAGGCCGAGCAGCCCAGCCGCGCGCCGTCCATAGACGCCGTGCGGCGTTTCCTGGCCAAGGTGGCCAAGCCGGACTTGGCGGCCGGGCGCAAGACGGGCAACGCGCTGCTGCATTTGAAGCCGTACCTGAAGCGCAAGACGGAAAAGCTGCTGCCCTGCGACGTGTATACGGCGGACGGCACCACCTTTGACGCGGAAATCCAGCATCCGGACACAGGGCGGCCGTTCAAGCCGGAGGTGGTCTTGATTCTGGATGTCGCCACCCGGCGTTGCGTGGGCATCTCCGTGGCCCTGGCCGAGAGCGCGGCCGCCACCCTGGACGCCCTGCGCATGGCCTGCCTGTTCGGCGGCATTCCGGCCATGTTCTACACGGACAACGGCCCCGGCTACACCGCGTATGTGCTGACCGGCACCGGCACAGGCATGTTGCAACGCCTGGGCATCCAGATAGCCAACGCCATCCCCGGCCGTCCGCAGGGCAAGGGTCTCATGGAGCGCGCGGTCAAGACGATTTGCGTGCCCGCCGCCAAGCAGCTGGACACCTGCACCCATGCGGACATGGACCAGGACGCGGCGCACAAGGTGTTCAAGATCACCCGCGCGCAGCTCAAAAAGCACGGGCGCTCGGCGCTTTTGCCCACGTTTGAGACCTTCAAGAAGGTGCTGCTGGCCCGTGTTGAGGAATACAACGCCAGCCCGCACCGTGGCCTACCCAGCATTGAGGATCATGCAGCGGGCAAGCGCCGCCACATGAGCCCGAACGAATACTGGAACCACTGCCTGGGCCGCGTGTTCGAACCCATGCCGGTGCCAGCGGACATGGCGGATGACCTGTTCATGCCGGGCACGTTCCGCAAGGTGAAAAACGGCATGGTGCGCCTGTGGAACCGCGACTATTTCGCCCACGAATTGGCCCCCTTGCACGATGAGGTTGTGGAGGTGCGGTACGACATTTGGGACGCCACCTTTGTCACGGTGTGGACCGAGGCGGGCGAGAAGATTTGCCGGGCGGAGCTTGACGCCAACGCCATGGACTACTTCCCCATTCCCCGCATCGAGGACGCCCGCGCCGAGCGCGAACGCGCCCAGTTGAAGCGCCTGGAGCAGAAGGCCCAGCGCATCGCCCCCGGCGCAAGCATCACCGTGCCCCAGGACGCCCCGGCGCTCATGGCGGACAGCTTGAGCGCCCGGCAAATCATCACCATTTCGGCCCAGCCGGAGCCCGCGCCCGCCGCCACCCCGGCCGAGTTGGAGCGCATCCGCGCCGTCATGGCCCAGGCCGAGCGCGATGCCGCCCAGGCCGAGCGCCAGGCGCAAGCCGCCGCCGCCAAGCGGCCCATATTCGAGCGGTCCACCGAAAAATTTCGCTGGCTTATGCGCCACCAGGACCAGTGGACGGACGCGGACCGCGCCTGGCTGGCGGAATATGTCCAAGGCCGCGAGTACGCCATGCTGCGCGAGCGCTTTGAATACGAAGGCCTGGCGCTCACCCCGGCGCAGCTGTTCCCGGCGTTAGAAACACCAGGCCTCTAA
- the cas7c gene encoding type I-C CRISPR-associated protein Cas7/Csd2 produces the protein MSAIQNRYEFVLLFDVENGNPNGDPDAGNLPRIDPETNHGLITDVCLKRKVRNFVELAKGGESPFCIYVREKAVLSATRAGAYQSVEGKAKTDAEKVRLGRDFMCANFYDVRSFGAVMSTKENNCGQVRGPVQFSFARSVEPVTPLDVTITRMAVEAAKDASDTGDNRTMGRKHIVPYGLYRANGFISAPLAAQTGFSEADLELFWQALSMMFDHDHSAARGTMSARRLIVFKHDNALGSAPAHKLFDLVKIDKTKDKDIPARSYGDYAVTVDAAALPAGVTLEEKI, from the coding sequence ATGAGCGCCATTCAGAACCGTTACGAGTTCGTGCTGCTTTTCGATGTGGAGAACGGCAACCCCAACGGTGACCCGGACGCGGGCAACCTGCCGCGCATCGACCCGGAGACCAACCACGGGCTCATCACCGACGTGTGCCTGAAGCGCAAGGTGCGCAACTTTGTGGAGCTGGCCAAGGGCGGGGAATCGCCTTTTTGCATCTACGTTCGGGAGAAGGCCGTGCTTTCCGCCACGCGCGCCGGGGCTTACCAGTCCGTGGAAGGCAAGGCCAAGACCGATGCCGAGAAGGTGCGCCTGGGCCGCGACTTCATGTGCGCCAACTTCTATGACGTGCGCTCCTTTGGCGCGGTGATGAGCACCAAGGAGAACAACTGCGGCCAGGTGCGCGGGCCGGTGCAGTTCTCCTTTGCCCGCTCCGTGGAGCCTGTGACTCCGCTGGACGTGACGATTACCCGCATGGCTGTGGAGGCGGCCAAGGACGCTTCGGACACCGGCGACAACCGCACCATGGGCCGCAAGCACATCGTGCCCTATGGCCTGTACCGCGCCAATGGGTTCATCTCCGCGCCGCTGGCCGCGCAGACCGGATTCTCCGAGGCGGACCTGGAGCTGTTCTGGCAGGCGCTGAGCATGATGTTCGACCACGACCACAGCGCGGCGCGCGGCACGATGAGCGCGCGCAGGCTCATCGTGTTCAAGCACGACAACGCGCTGGGCAGCGCCCCGGCGCACAAGCTTTTCGACCTGGTGAAGATCGATAAGACCAAAGACAAGGACATTCCGGCGCGCAGCTACGGCGATTACGCCGTGACTGTGGACGCCGCCGCCCTGCCTGCCGGGGTGACGCTGGAGGAGAAGATTTAG
- the cas1c gene encoding type I-C CRISPR-associated endonuclease Cas1c codes for MKKLLNTLFVTRQGASVVKEGENVLVRADDEVLLRVPVHGLGGLVTFGQVWCSPQLLHLCAERGVGVSFHSENGRFLARVSGPVCGNVLLRRTQYRWADDVEKCTEIAKHMLTGKLANARHVLLRARRDHEGKTDVEALEDAARRLADCLSRLRGAAGLDELRGIEGEGAGAYFGAFDALITNQDKAFRFTGRSRRPPLDAANCLLSFLYTLLAHDARSALEGVGLDPSVGFLHRDRPGRQSLALDLMEELRPVLADRVALNLMNLGQLRARDFRHEESGAVLLSDEARKLVLVAYQKRKQEEILHPFLQEKLELGLLCHVQALLLARRLRGDLDGYPAFLWR; via the coding sequence ATGAAGAAGCTGCTCAACACGCTCTTCGTCACGCGGCAGGGGGCCAGCGTGGTGAAGGAAGGCGAAAACGTGCTGGTGCGGGCCGATGACGAGGTACTGCTGCGCGTGCCGGTGCACGGCCTGGGCGGATTGGTCACCTTCGGCCAGGTCTGGTGCAGCCCGCAGCTTTTGCACCTGTGCGCGGAACGCGGTGTGGGCGTCAGTTTCCACTCGGAGAACGGGCGTTTCCTGGCCCGAGTTTCCGGCCCGGTGTGCGGCAACGTGCTGCTGCGGCGCACACAGTACCGCTGGGCCGACGATGTAGAGAAATGCACCGAAATCGCCAAGCATATGCTCACCGGCAAGCTGGCCAACGCCCGGCATGTGCTGTTGCGCGCCCGGCGCGACCACGAAGGCAAAACCGACGTGGAGGCATTGGAGGACGCGGCCCGGCGGCTTGCGGACTGCCTGTCGCGCCTGCGTGGCGCGGCTGGCCTGGACGAGCTGCGCGGCATCGAGGGCGAAGGCGCAGGTGCGTATTTCGGAGCTTTCGACGCGCTCATCACCAACCAGGACAAGGCGTTCCGCTTCACTGGCAGAAGCCGCAGACCGCCGCTTGATGCGGCGAACTGCCTGCTTTCGTTTCTGTATACCTTGCTCGCGCACGATGCGCGCTCCGCCCTGGAGGGGGTCGGACTTGATCCTTCTGTGGGCTTTTTGCACCGCGACAGGCCCGGTAGGCAAAGCCTGGCGCTGGATTTGATGGAGGAGCTGCGCCCCGTGCTGGCCGACCGCGTAGCGCTAAATCTGATGAACTTGGGGCAGCTGCGCGCTCGGGACTTCCGCCACGAGGAAAGCGGAGCCGTGCTGCTCAGCGACGAGGCCCGCAAGCTGGTGCTGGTGGCCTACCAAAAGCGCAAGCAAGAGGAGATACTGCATCCGTTTCTGCAGGAGAAACTGGAGCTGGGCCTGCTTTGCCATGTGCAGGCCCTGCTCTTGGCCCGCCGCCTGCGTGGCGACCTGGACGGGTATCCGGCCTTTTTGTGGCGCTAG
- a CDS encoding XRE family transcriptional regulator, with translation MPSEFSSDKDNATRTPTSFGERVRLCRDLAGIGQQALASKVGVSLTTIQNYEGGQYPKGEIAVSLAGALGCTLDWLLAGRGQVFDPTRTTIEELTCESPCDAPLSRVRATAPLTPVIEATSPQFIECMDCQLTMVPMVEARLSAGTGSFETGESVERRYAFRSDWINTKGQPSSMVLMRVAGDSMEPHIFNNDTVLIDQSQTKPRAGSLFAVGVEDVVYIKMVDTLPGKIVLKSYNEAYAPLEIDTRGDLADGIRIIGRAVWIGRELY, from the coding sequence ATGCCGTCCGAGTTCTCATCCGACAAAGACAACGCAACTCGGACGCCAACTTCTTTTGGTGAGAGGGTGCGTCTTTGCCGTGATCTTGCTGGAATCGGACAGCAGGCACTGGCAAGTAAAGTTGGTGTCAGCCTCACCACCATCCAAAACTACGAGGGAGGGCAATACCCAAAAGGGGAGATTGCCGTTTCCTTGGCGGGGGCGCTTGGATGCACGCTTGATTGGCTTCTTGCCGGGCGCGGCCAGGTATTTGACCCAACGCGCACGACGATTGAAGAGCTCACCTGCGAATCCCCATGTGATGCGCCGCTTTCGCGCGTGAGGGCGACGGCGCCGTTAACGCCGGTAATAGAAGCGACTTCGCCGCAATTCATTGAGTGCATGGACTGCCAGCTGACCATGGTGCCCATGGTGGAGGCGCGGCTTTCGGCGGGGACGGGGAGTTTCGAGACAGGCGAGAGCGTTGAGAGACGCTATGCGTTCCGAAGCGACTGGATTAATACGAAGGGACAGCCGTCAAGCATGGTGCTCATGCGCGTTGCGGGCGACAGTATGGAGCCGCATATTTTCAATAATGACACAGTGTTGATTGACCAAAGCCAAACAAAACCGCGTGCGGGCAGCCTGTTCGCCGTAGGCGTTGAAGATGTGGTCTACATCAAGATGGTGGACACATTGCCGGGCAAGATTGTCCTGAAGAGCTACAACGAGGCCTACGCGCCGTTAGAAATCGACACGCGTGGCGACCTGGCTGACGGGATTCGGATCATCGGGCGGGCGGTCTGGATAGGGCGGGAGCTCTACTAG
- the cas8c gene encoding type I-C CRISPR-associated protein Cas8c/Csd1: protein MILQALDAYFRRLAADEDSGIPLRGFSRQPVPFALELGPDGELKQVLDLRDHSGKKPVPRQLVVPEAAKRTVAVMPNFLWDNSGYVLGADSKGKPERSAQCFEAFRQKLREVCSGVEDEGVDAVLAFLGSWSPERAAELPHWEEMSGLNLVFRLAGRREYVHERPKVREAWLKHYFAGTSEVLGQCLVTGLEGQPIARLHADLKGVRGAQSKGATLVGFNLDAFASYGKQQSYNAPVSEEAAFNYTTALNHLLRRDGGRRVQIGDATVVFWTERATRSEGLFPAIFGQGDGQGEDQGDVADLRAFLEAVREGKMPNELKDEGGVRFYALGLSPNASRLSVRFWHSGTVEELWRRIGQHFADLRIVKRFEKEQDFPPQWLLLKAVALREELDNISPLLSGALMRSILTGAAYPGALLSAVMGRIRAEQEVTYPRAALIKACIVRNARQREQNPEVDFVSLDEQFKNVPYRLGRLFAVLEKLQQEAIPGINATIKDRYFGSASATPRATFPILLRLAQHHVSKLKYGYVYDNSIQDILDGIDPQKDFPAHLALEDQGRFALGYYHQRKALWTSKKNAAPETANITPTEE from the coding sequence ATGATCCTCCAGGCGCTGGACGCGTATTTCAGACGGCTGGCGGCGGACGAGGACTCCGGCATCCCCCTGCGCGGCTTCAGCAGGCAGCCGGTGCCCTTTGCCCTGGAACTCGGCCCGGACGGCGAACTTAAGCAGGTGCTGGACCTGCGCGACCATTCCGGGAAAAAGCCCGTGCCCAGGCAACTGGTGGTGCCGGAAGCGGCAAAGCGCACAGTGGCAGTCATGCCCAACTTCTTGTGGGACAACTCCGGCTATGTGCTGGGCGCGGATTCCAAGGGCAAGCCGGAACGGAGCGCCCAGTGCTTCGAGGCCTTCCGCCAGAAGCTGCGCGAGGTCTGCTCCGGGGTTGAGGACGAGGGGGTGGACGCCGTGCTGGCCTTTCTCGGTTCCTGGAGCCCGGAACGCGCCGCCGAGTTGCCCCACTGGGAGGAGATGAGCGGACTGAACCTGGTTTTCCGGCTCGCTGGCCGCAGGGAATACGTGCATGAACGGCCAAAAGTGCGCGAGGCTTGGCTCAAGCACTACTTCGCCGGGACCTCCGAGGTGCTGGGCCAATGTCTGGTGACGGGCCTGGAAGGCCAGCCCATCGCCCGGCTGCACGCGGACCTCAAGGGTGTGCGTGGCGCCCAGAGCAAGGGCGCGACCCTGGTCGGATTCAACCTGGACGCCTTTGCCTCTTACGGCAAGCAGCAGAGCTACAACGCCCCGGTGAGCGAGGAGGCAGCCTTCAACTACACCACCGCGCTCAACCATCTGCTGCGCCGAGATGGCGGGCGCAGGGTGCAGATCGGCGACGCCACCGTGGTGTTCTGGACCGAGCGGGCCACCCGCTCCGAGGGCCTGTTCCCCGCAATCTTCGGCCAGGGGGACGGCCAGGGGGAGGACCAGGGCGACGTGGCCGACCTGCGCGCGTTTCTGGAGGCCGTGCGCGAAGGCAAGATGCCCAACGAGCTGAAGGACGAAGGCGGGGTGCGTTTCTACGCGCTGGGACTCTCGCCGAACGCCTCTCGCTTATCCGTGCGCTTCTGGCATTCCGGCACCGTGGAGGAGCTGTGGCGCAGAATCGGCCAGCACTTCGCGGACCTGCGCATCGTCAAACGCTTTGAGAAGGAGCAGGACTTCCCGCCCCAATGGCTGCTGCTCAAGGCCGTGGCCCTGCGGGAGGAGCTGGACAACATCTCCCCGCTGCTCTCCGGCGCGCTCATGCGCTCCATCCTCACCGGCGCGGCCTATCCCGGCGCGCTGCTCTCCGCCGTCATGGGGCGCATCCGCGCGGAGCAGGAGGTCACCTATCCCCGCGCCGCCCTCATCAAGGCCTGCATTGTGCGCAACGCCCGCCAACGCGAGCAAAACCCGGAGGTCGATTTCGTGAGCCTCGACGAACAGTTCAAGAACGTTCCCTACCGCCTGGGCCGTCTCTTCGCCGTGTTGGAGAAACTCCAGCAGGAGGCCATCCCCGGAATCAACGCCACCATCAAGGACCGCTACTTCGGCTCGGCCTCGGCCACGCCGCGCGCCACCTTCCCCATTCTGCTGCGCCTGGCCCAACATCACGTCTCCAAGCTCAAGTACGGCTACGTCTATGACAACAGCATCCAGGACATCCTGGACGGCATCGACCCGCAAAAGGACTTCCCCGCGCACCTGGCGCTGGAGGACCAGGGGCGTTTCGCCTTGGGCTACTATCACCAGCGCAAGGCCCTGTGGACCAGCAAGAAGAACGCCGCACCCGAAACCGCCAACATCACCCCCACGGAGGAATAG
- a CDS encoding AAA family ATPase: protein MRKTFVRTSNYERFSAGVAAVENRGAAEAGMMLVYGQPGYGKSEVLTNWAVDAEAVFLRANIDWTPRYFLVELAKALAVDPRGSSEQLFNRMLAVIATQQIPLVIDEAEATLKNHAAVLEKIRDFSDRTETMVVLVGMENIQTGIAKHPQISSRIAQVVEFTPASLEDVAMTCQQLSEVPIAPDLVAEIHRQSAGRMREVMNAIACVERVGLMNGLAEVDMAAVEGMSITHDWRARRPRVVSRKRAA from the coding sequence GTGAGAAAAACCTTCGTGCGGACAAGCAACTATGAGCGGTTCAGCGCGGGCGTGGCCGCCGTGGAGAACCGGGGCGCGGCCGAGGCGGGCATGATGCTGGTCTACGGCCAGCCCGGCTACGGCAAGAGCGAGGTGCTCACCAATTGGGCCGTTGACGCGGAGGCCGTGTTCCTGCGCGCCAACATCGACTGGACGCCGCGCTACTTCCTGGTGGAGCTGGCCAAGGCCCTGGCCGTGGACCCGCGCGGCAGCAGCGAGCAGCTGTTCAACCGCATGTTGGCGGTCATCGCCACCCAGCAAATTCCGCTGGTCATCGACGAAGCCGAGGCCACCTTGAAGAACCACGCCGCCGTGCTGGAGAAGATACGCGACTTTTCCGACCGCACGGAAACCATGGTGGTGCTGGTGGGCATGGAGAACATCCAGACGGGCATAGCCAAGCACCCGCAGATTTCCAGCCGCATCGCCCAGGTGGTGGAGTTCACGCCCGCCAGCCTGGAGGACGTGGCCATGACCTGCCAGCAGCTTTCAGAAGTGCCCATCGCCCCGGACCTGGTGGCCGAAATCCACCGCCAGAGCGCGGGGCGTATGCGCGAGGTCATGAACGCCATCGCGTGCGTGGAACGCGTGGGCCTGATGAACGGCCTGGCCGAAGTGGACATGGCCGCCGTGGAAGGCATGAGCATCACCCATGACTGGCGTGCGCGCCGCCCGCGCGTGGTGTCCAGGAAGAGGGCCGCGTAA
- a CDS encoding host-nuclease inhibitor Gam family protein — protein sequence MAPRTKPQPLIIGDLSQADEALRQLAEISREQALIEQGLNEQIDALKAAAKQQLEPLTASRKRLEDALGIFGTLKKEELFGEQRGRSLELNFGVLGFRRSTSLRLLAKHTWAQVLGRLQSLGFADGIRTKLEVDREALRGWPGERLESVGVKLETVDEFFVELKQEALQDAA from the coding sequence ATGGCCCCAAGAACCAAGCCCCAGCCCCTCATCATCGGCGATCTTTCCCAGGCTGACGAAGCCCTGCGCCAGCTGGCCGAAATCAGCCGCGAGCAGGCCCTCATTGAGCAGGGCCTGAATGAGCAGATTGACGCCCTGAAGGCCGCCGCAAAGCAGCAGCTGGAACCGCTCACCGCCTCGCGCAAGCGCCTGGAGGACGCCCTGGGCATCTTCGGCACCTTGAAGAAGGAGGAACTCTTCGGCGAACAGCGCGGACGCAGCCTGGAGCTGAACTTCGGCGTCCTGGGTTTCCGCCGGTCCACCAGCTTGCGCCTGCTGGCCAAGCACACCTGGGCGCAGGTGCTGGGGCGGCTCCAGAGCCTGGGCTTTGCCGACGGCATCCGCACCAAGCTGGAAGTGGACCGCGAGGCCCTGCGCGGCTGGCCGGGGGAGCGCCTGGAAAGCGTGGGCGTGAAGCTGGAAACCGTGGACGAGTTCTTTGTGGAGCTGAAGCAGGAGGCCCTTCAGGACGCCGCCTAG
- the cas2 gene encoding CRISPR-associated endonuclease Cas2 — MMVLVSYDVSLSDSDGARRLRRVSKACKDFGQRVQYSVFECIVDPAQWTRLRARLEEIIDPAQDSLRYYFLGSNWRKRVEHVGAKPAIDLEGPLVV; from the coding sequence ATGATGGTTCTGGTAAGCTACGATGTAAGCCTGTCCGATTCTGACGGTGCGCGGCGGCTGCGGCGTGTTTCCAAGGCCTGCAAGGACTTTGGACAGCGCGTGCAGTACTCGGTGTTCGAGTGTATTGTGGACCCGGCGCAGTGGACGCGGTTGCGCGCACGGCTGGAGGAGATTATTGACCCGGCGCAGGACAGTCTACGCTACTATTTCCTGGGGTCTAATTGGCGCAAAAGGGTGGAGCACGTGGGGGCCAAGCCCGCTATCGACCTGGAAGGGCCGCTGGTGGTGTGA
- a CDS encoding helix-turn-helix domain-containing protein — MSYRMGSGRERKSWRIIEWMKEKNLSVGGIADELGVDHSLVSHTIHGRRNSRVVLAKLKAYGCPNNILSLPADLKEAA, encoded by the coding sequence ATGAGTTATCGCATGGGAAGCGGCAGGGAACGCAAGTCCTGGCGCATCATCGAATGGATGAAGGAAAAGAACCTGTCCGTTGGCGGCATAGCCGACGAACTCGGCGTGGACCACTCCCTTGTGTCCCACACCATCCACGGACGGCGCAACAGCCGCGTGGTGCTGGCGAAGCTCAAAGCATATGGTTGCCCGAACAACATTTTAAGCTTGCCTGCGGACTTGAAAGAGGCCGCGTAA